The proteins below are encoded in one region of Desulfuromonadaceae bacterium:
- a CDS encoding carbon-nitrogen family hydrolase yields the protein MNEKITAAAVQFNIKLGDVDANLALALAGLARVAAKGAQLAVLPEMWSTGYDYRHLPELAERTPEIIERLVADSARLGLVIVGSLPTRVAGKVFNTAYVIDRGRVTGTYSKLHLFSTMGEDRFLAAGDSMLIVDSSVGRLGIAICYDLRFPEFFRKMALEGAEILCLPAEWPKPRQEHWRTLLRARAIENQLFVAACNCCGVQGKLDFFGMSMLIAPRGEVLAEGGAVDTELIATFDFAEMAEYRAQIRCFADRRPEIYGQL from the coding sequence ATGAATGAAAAAATAACCGCGGCTGCAGTCCAGTTCAATATCAAACTCGGTGACGTTGATGCCAACCTCGCTCTCGCCCTCGCCGGACTCGCGCGGGTCGCCGCCAAGGGCGCGCAACTTGCGGTACTGCCGGAGATGTGGAGTACCGGTTATGATTACCGGCACCTGCCGGAACTGGCGGAGCGTACCCCGGAGATTATCGAACGTCTCGTCGCAGACAGCGCCCGGCTGGGGCTGGTTATTGTCGGCAGTCTGCCGACCAGGGTCGCGGGGAAGGTCTTCAACACCGCCTATGTCATCGACCGGGGACGCGTGACGGGGACATACAGCAAACTGCACCTTTTTTCGACGATGGGGGAAGACCGTTTTCTCGCTGCCGGGGATAGCATGCTGATCGTTGACAGTTCCGTCGGACGGCTGGGCATCGCCATCTGTTATGATCTGCGTTTTCCGGAGTTTTTCCGTAAAATGGCGCTCGAAGGGGCTGAAATCCTCTGTCTTCCCGCCGAGTGGCCGAAACCCCGTCAGGAACACTGGCGCACGCTGTTGCGTGCCCGGGCGATAGAAAACCAGCTTTTTGTTGCCGCCTGTAACTGTTGCGGGGTCCAGGGTAAACTCGATTTTTTCGGGATGAGCATGCTGATCGCCCCGCGCGGTGAAGTCCTTGCCGAAGGCGGAGCGGTCGACACCGAGCTGATCGCCACTTTCGACTTTGCCGAGATGGCAGAATATCGTGCGCAAATCCGCTGCTTCGCCGATCGCCGCCCGGAGATTTACGGACAGTTGTAG
- a CDS encoding FAD-dependent oxidoreductase, with product MQPAEQLIPHECDVVIIGAGAGGLTAAALLARAGLRTVTLEMDSQVGGYLAGFRRNGFTFSSSIEWLNQCGPGGYVNNLFRYLGEDIPSFPPMQRIRRFKNAAGEYLLTTNPDELRDALIRDFPADASGITRLFAEAKRLGARLAQLDGRTVSAEAMAPLERAVHGLKMLWWALPVIPFIRMPIEKGLRRYFSNTAGQRIFGSHDTMMSVVVSIAWAYADNFQNCPVGGSQAIADWLHDRIEHFGAKVHLRQRVARIELNRRNEACGVTLEDGRTIAARYVIAACDLENLYEQMLPAAAIPAKLKAELRNADLYHSNLSIFLGLDCSPAAFGLGEEAINLSRNDIRREEHFNGDPHTTAIVVMAPSIQDPTLAPPGKGTLTLHCPAFLDYQNNWRTGKGFERGPAYRALKEEFADILIDRVAATLIPALRDHIEVKEICTPVTYWRYTGNARGSFSGTKPTSKNIRAKVAHHRTPVKKLLIGGHCGEYGGGVPIAIKSGANAALMVLQEFDPQAAKELKQVMNKRR from the coding sequence ATGCAGCCTGCTGAACAATTGATTCCCCACGAATGTGATGTCGTCATTATCGGCGCCGGAGCGGGAGGGTTGACTGCCGCGGCCCTTCTTGCCCGCGCCGGTCTGCGCACCGTTACCCTGGAGATGGACAGCCAGGTCGGCGGTTATCTCGCCGGGTTCCGGCGCAACGGCTTCACCTTCAGCTCTTCGATTGAATGGCTCAATCAATGTGGCCCCGGTGGCTACGTCAACAACCTGTTCCGCTACCTCGGCGAGGATATCCCGTCGTTTCCGCCGATGCAGCGCATTCGCCGTTTTAAAAACGCCGCAGGGGAGTATCTGCTGACCACCAACCCCGATGAACTGCGCGATGCTTTGATCCGCGACTTTCCGGCAGATGCGTCCGGGATCACCCGTTTGTTTGCCGAAGCGAAACGGCTCGGGGCACGTCTTGCCCAGCTCGATGGTCGCACGGTTTCCGCCGAGGCCATGGCCCCGCTGGAGCGCGCCGTACATGGTCTGAAAATGTTGTGGTGGGCGCTGCCGGTGATTCCCTTTATCCGCATGCCCATTGAAAAAGGGTTACGACGTTACTTCAGTAATACCGCCGGTCAACGAATTTTCGGCAGTCACGACACGATGATGTCAGTGGTCGTTTCGATCGCCTGGGCTTACGCCGACAACTTTCAGAACTGCCCGGTCGGGGGGAGTCAGGCGATTGCCGACTGGCTGCACGACCGGATTGAGCACTTCGGTGCAAAGGTTCATCTGCGCCAGCGGGTGGCACGGATCGAGCTGAACCGCCGCAACGAGGCGTGTGGTGTTACCTTGGAAGATGGCCGCACTATCGCCGCCCGCTACGTCATCGCCGCTTGCGATCTGGAAAATCTTTACGAACAGATGCTCCCCGCTGCCGCGATTCCGGCCAAGCTGAAGGCAGAACTGCGCAACGCTGATCTCTATCATTCCAATCTGAGTATTTTTCTCGGCCTCGATTGCAGTCCTGCCGCCTTCGGACTCGGGGAAGAAGCGATCAACTTGTCGCGCAACGATATCCGCCGCGAAGAACATTTCAACGGCGATCCGCACACCACGGCAATCGTCGTCATGGCTCCATCAATTCAGGACCCGACCCTCGCCCCTCCCGGCAAGGGAACGCTGACGCTGCATTGCCCGGCGTTTCTCGACTACCAGAACAACTGGCGCACCGGCAAGGGATTTGAGCGCGGCCCCGCCTACCGGGCACTCAAGGAAGAATTCGCCGATATTCTGATCGACCGCGTTGCCGCGACCTTGATCCCTGCCCTGCGTGACCACATTGAAGTGAAAGAGATCTGCACCCCGGTCACCTATTGGCGCTATACCGGGAACGCCCGCGGCAGTTTTTCCGGCACCAAGCCGACCAGCAAGAATATCCGCGCCAAGGTTGCACACCACCGCACCCCGGTCAAAAAACTGTTGATCGGCGGACACTGCGGCGAATATGGCGGCGGGGTGCCGATTGCAATCAAATCAGGGGCGAATGCGGCGCTGATGGTCTTGCAGGAGTTTGATCCGCAGGCGGCAAAAGAATTGAAACAAGTGATGAACAAACGCCGGTAA
- a CDS encoding DEAD/DEAH box helicase — protein MSEEISLTFDDLGLPPALLKVVREVGYETPTPIQAQSIPPLLAGRDLMGEAQTGTGKTAAFALPLLSRLDPKLKYPQILVLTPTRELALQVAEAMQTYARHLKGFQVLPVYGGQNMVQQLRQLSRGVQAVVGTPGRVQDHLRRGTLKLDRISCVVLDEADEMLRMGFIDDVDEILRHAPPERQTALFSATMPREVLRVARKHLRDPVEIRIQSKTSTVMTIEQRFWQVKGLHKLDALTRILEAEELEAMIVFVRTKLATIELAEKLEARGFSSAPLNGDMTQALREKTVARLKNGSLDIVVATDVAARGLDVKRISHVVNYDIPYDTEAYVHRIGRTGRAGRPGKAILFVAPREKRMLAAIEQATRQPIKAMSLPSRSDITNRRVSLFKEQVAEAMEAQDLEFFEELIDAYQSEYDVGHRRIAATLAYLLQKERPLQPEELPAESLQAEPEHKGSTGRNAQRPPDQGMQRYRIAVGRAHGIEPRHIVGAFSNEGNIDSRGIGQISLSDTFSLIDLPADLTAETIKNLGEIRICGRPTRLIVDSGPAPEQGSGGRNKFPSRRPFGKSSGKKPPFNRRG, from the coding sequence ATGAGCGAAGAAATTTCCCTGACATTTGATGACCTCGGACTCCCCCCTGCACTGCTCAAGGTGGTGCGCGAAGTCGGCTACGAGACCCCTACACCGATCCAGGCACAGAGCATTCCGCCACTGCTGGCCGGACGCGACCTGATGGGCGAAGCACAAACCGGCACCGGCAAAACGGCCGCCTTTGCCTTGCCACTGCTGAGTCGTCTCGACCCGAAACTGAAGTACCCGCAAATTCTTGTTTTGACGCCGACCCGGGAGCTCGCTTTGCAGGTTGCCGAGGCGATGCAGACCTACGCCCGTCACCTGAAAGGCTTTCAGGTACTGCCGGTCTACGGCGGGCAGAACATGGTTCAGCAACTGCGCCAGTTGAGTCGTGGTGTGCAAGCCGTGGTCGGCACCCCCGGCCGGGTGCAGGATCACCTGCGCCGTGGCACCCTGAAACTCGACCGGATCAGCTGTGTGGTTCTTGACGAGGCGGACGAAATGCTGCGCATGGGGTTCATTGATGATGTTGACGAGATTCTCCGTCACGCTCCGCCAGAACGCCAGACCGCACTTTTTTCGGCAACGATGCCGCGCGAAGTGTTACGCGTCGCGCGCAAACACCTCCGCGATCCGGTGGAGATCCGCATCCAGAGTAAAACCTCAACCGTGATGACGATTGAACAGCGCTTCTGGCAAGTCAAGGGGCTGCACAAGCTAGATGCCCTGACCCGGATCCTGGAGGCCGAGGAACTTGAAGCGATGATCGTCTTCGTCCGCACCAAACTGGCGACCATTGAACTGGCGGAGAAGCTTGAAGCACGGGGATTTTCGAGTGCCCCGCTCAACGGTGACATGACCCAGGCGCTGCGTGAGAAAACCGTCGCGCGCCTCAAAAATGGTTCCCTCGACATTGTTGTCGCCACCGATGTCGCCGCTCGCGGCCTGGACGTCAAGCGCATCAGCCACGTCGTCAACTATGACATCCCCTACGACACCGAGGCTTACGTCCACCGTATTGGCCGTACCGGCCGGGCGGGACGACCGGGAAAGGCCATTCTCTTCGTCGCCCCGCGAGAAAAACGGATGCTGGCAGCGATTGAGCAGGCCACCCGCCAGCCGATCAAAGCCATGTCCCTGCCCAGCCGTTCGGACATTACCAACCGGCGCGTCAGTCTGTTCAAGGAGCAGGTTGCCGAGGCCATGGAAGCGCAGGATCTGGAGTTCTTTGAAGAGTTGATCGACGCTTATCAGAGCGAATACGATGTCGGTCACCGCCGGATTGCCGCGACCCTTGCCTATTTGCTGCAGAAAGAGCGCCCGCTGCAACCGGAAGAACTTCCGGCGGAAAGCCTCCAGGCTGAGCCGGAGCATAAAGGATCGACTGGACGCAACGCGCAACGTCCTCCCGATCAGGGGATGCAGCGCTATCGCATCGCAGTTGGTCGCGCCCACGGTATTGAACCACGCCACATCGTCGGCGCGTTCAGCAACGAAGGGAACATCGACAGTCGCGGTATCGGCCAAATATCGCTCAGCGATACGTTCAGCCTCATCGATCTGCCCGCTGATCTGACCGCGGAAACAATCAAAAATCTCGGAGAAATCCGCATTTGCGGACGCCCCACGCGTCTCATTGTTGACAGCGGCCCAGCTCCTGAGCAGGGGAGCGGCGGACGCAACAAGTTTCCCTCCCGCCGCCCCTTCGGTAAATCGAGCGGCAAGAAACCGCCCTTCAACCGGCGCGGTTGA
- a CDS encoding RNA-binding protein — protein MGKDVFVDNLPFETTEDELRTLFTVAGTVGKIHLQSDPRSGKFKGCGFVKMANAAQAKEAITVLDGALLHNRLIAVSAVRAKQPPASEPAAAMAPPPKRKTPRRR, from the coding sequence ATGGGTAAAGATGTCTTTGTCGACAACCTTCCGTTCGAAACCACTGAAGATGAATTACGTACGCTCTTCACGGTTGCCGGAACGGTCGGTAAAATCCACTTGCAGAGCGACCCCCGTAGCGGCAAGTTCAAGGGGTGCGGGTTTGTGAAAATGGCCAATGCGGCCCAGGCTAAAGAAGCGATCACCGTCCTCGACGGTGCCCTGTTGCACAACCGGCTGATTGCAGTCAGCGCGGTGCGTGCCAAGCAGCCCCCCGCAAGCGAACCCGCGGCGGCGATGGCACCTCCACCAAAGCGCAAAACGCCGCGCCGACGCTGA
- a CDS encoding XRE family transcriptional regulator: protein MVEYKIGAKIKQLRKARKLTLQDVARETGFSPALISQIENNNVSPPIATLSKIARFFDVKIGMFFEEEEVECKYEVVRRGERRVVSRVISKAGTGHGYTYEALSFRKRNKKMEPFLLSISERAGEETLYNHEGEEFLLIIKGKAEVLLEDERIALDEGDAVYFDATLKHRLLSRDSGEVQVLAVVTR from the coding sequence ATTGTGGAGTATAAGATTGGAGCAAAAATCAAGCAGTTGCGCAAAGCGCGCAAATTAACGCTGCAAGATGTGGCGCGTGAGACCGGTTTTTCCCCCGCGCTGATTTCGCAGATAGAAAATAACAATGTTTCACCGCCGATTGCCACGCTGTCAAAAATCGCCCGGTTTTTTGACGTCAAGATCGGGATGTTTTTTGAAGAAGAAGAAGTTGAATGCAAGTACGAAGTGGTGCGTCGCGGCGAACGGCGGGTGGTCAGCCGCGTCATCTCCAAAGCCGGAACCGGACACGGCTACACCTATGAGGCGCTTTCTTTCCGTAAACGTAACAAAAAAATGGAACCGTTTTTACTCTCCATCTCGGAGCGCGCCGGGGAAGAAACACTCTACAATCACGAAGGAGAGGAGTTTCTGTTGATCATCAAGGGCAAGGCGGAAGTTCTGCTCGAAGATGAGCGCATTGCACTCGATGAGGGGGATGCTGTTTATTTCGACGCCACCCTCAAACATCGACTTCTTTCTCGTGACAGTGGCGAGGTGCAGGTGCTTGCGGTTGTGACCCGCTGA